TAACCAGCGTTTCATTTCTCCCCTTGGGAAGCAGGTCTGTCCCCGCAGAGGCTCCATCATCCCCTTCCCGAGGCGTCTGCAGAGCAACCAGCAGAGTTAGCTGGAAGAAACGATGGACTCCAAGGTATAAAGTGAAGCACAAACCCAAGGTGAACTTCTCTGCAGGTGCAGGTCTGCCACGGGGACCTCCCCTGCAGAAATAAACGTGGCGGTGCGGTCAGCCGGGCAGGCGGTGGGGAGCCAGGCTTGCTTTGGCCAGCAGTGTTGGGTGGTGGGGGGACTAATTCTGCAGCCCTCCTGTGCTGGGCACGAAGCTGTGAGGCGGCTCGGCAGCTCTCATGGAGTTGGTTTGGATGACTCAGTGTTTTGGGTGGTCAGGCATATTGTGACGTCATGAATACTGGGTGGCAGCGAAGAGCTGAAGGTGGTGACAAAcggctggaggtggtggtgccATCCACCCGCTCCCCAGtgtccagctctgctgtctACCGCTGCTGGTCGTGTTTGCTCAAGTGACCAAGCTCTCCCTCCCTGTGGCAGTGGGGAGAGCCCTCTCTGGAGCAGAAGGTTTTGGACGTGCCCGcgatggagaaaaaaaaggtgtctgAAGCCGAGTTCAGGAGACTGCAGAGAGAGTTTCAGAGAGCAGCGGAGAAGAGGAAATCTTACGGTGCCAACGTGAGGCAGCAAATGCAGGCTCAGGAGTGAGTGCAGCTTTGTGTTTGGAAAGTTCCTCCATGCCGAGATCTGGGGACCCCGGTGCTGAAGTGAGGAGGGGTGAGGACTTGCTCCGGTATTGCAGGTGGGATGTGCTAAAGGTCATTTGTTGTCGttgtgtttttacagaaaagaaatagcgTCGCTGACTCAAGAACGCAAAGTGGTGTTATTAACGCCGAGCCAGATCCCATCCCCAAGAAATAGGATGCGGGATGAGAGGAATTGTACGGGGCTCCAAGGCCTTTTGCAGACCAAATATCAGTGTGATTCCCtgattaaagacagaaaagcccTGTTAGCGGAGCTGGACAAGGAGGTAAGAGCATCTGGAGCGTTCCCTGGCTGAGCACGGTAGAGCAGTGCAGAGTCACAGAGTCAACCCTATGTAAAACGCACTTGGTTCAGGCTTTGGAATATAATGCTGCCTCCTGGCAAAAACCACAAGACAATGCCAAGcgggcagagccaggctcccATTCAAGTCAGCACTGGCTGGAAACGTAAGGTCTGACTCTCAACCACCTTCTTGTCCCACGggtctctgcagctgctctttgaCGGCACGCGCCTGCCTGGGGTCACACAACATCCCTCTGCTTGTCccttgaggggtttttttttcctcatgtaaaaaaaaaaaagacaaaactggaaCAGTCAGTTGTGCTGCCTGAGACATGGGAAATAGAGGAGCAGCAACATCTAAGGGATGTCCCATCACTTCTCCTGAGGACAGTCTGGTTGGGTTTGGTCAGTGGTGGGGTGGCATGCCCAGGGCAACCCAGGGCTACAGAAGTGACAGGtccctgcagctttctgctctggACAAGCCACCCATGACGGAAGCCAGGGAACATGCTCAGGTGGTTTGCAGGTGCTAGATGTGCTGTAGAGTTTTCCGCAACAGGGTTAGCTTTCAATCAGGGATCTCTTGGCTGAGTCATACCTCTCCCACCTGCCCCCGGCTTCGTTGTTCTCCAACTACTTCGCTCTTCTCATGGATTTATTTCCTCTGGCAGCTGCCCACTTCTGACAAAAGTTTTCCTCCACTCATTCCCAGGGAGTGCTGCGCAGACCCCTGTCTGGCCAGCACTCTACCCCTACCAAAAAGCCACCCTCCTTGCCTCTTCTGCTCGGCACAGAGTGCTGCTGTGCCGCCTTCAGCACCTGCTGAATTTCCCTCCAGAGGCAGCTGCGTTTCCTTTGCCACACGAAAATAAACCCATTCCTAGTTACAGCGTATGTTTCTTGAGTGTGCAGGGTGGGATCCCTTGGGATTAAAGCTGCCGCTGTAACTGTGAGCTCCTTAATGACATGGTTGCTGTAGTTCAGGTCAACAGGGTATTTTCTTTGGCTAAGTGTCCTGCCAAGAGTCCAGAACGTAGGGGTGGAGATtatactgacttttttttcccctctctttcttttttctaaccTGTACGTGCAGATActagagctggaaaaaaagatggcgAGGCAAAACCGGGCGGCAGTGAAGGCGAAGCAAGCAAACAGTagcaaacagctgcaaaagcagattGAGACACTGGAGCTGCATCTAAACAACGTaagcaaacattttgcagaCCTCCGGAGACCATGTGTGGGGCCACACTGGGGCCTGTGTGCAACCCCCTTTTTGGCCAGGACCAAGTGTAATGCTGCAGATGCATTTGGTTGAGACAAACTGCATAAAGGAGGAGCTGGCTCGTTCCTCTGGCCTGCTTGCTCCCAGAGTATCTCAAAGGCTCCTTCAAGCTTGGTGAGCCAAATGCAGCACTTGGGCCATGCCAAGAAGCCTGAAGGTCTGCACCTGTTTAGTGATAAacctgagctgcctgcagccaccttGCCTTGGACACCACCAGCTCCTGGTCTGTGCCATGATCAGCCTAGCCTGCTGTTACCTCCCCTGTCTTGGGGAGGGGGATAGTACAGGAGCAACTTCAGAGAAGAGATTTGTCCCAGCTGTGGTCAAGGTCTTTCAGCAGAAACCTGACGCCCCCAAGTCCCGCACCAGCTTCAAACCTTTTGCTTGCCTCTCCCCAGGTCACCGTCCATTTCCATACCATCCTGTCCAGAAACAAAGAGCTCCGAGAAGAGATTGAAAAGCTGCAAATCCAGAAAGCTCTTTTGGGCAAGCTCTCCTTGAAGCTCCATAAGAAGCTGgctcagcagaggagaaggatgaACACTGCCGCTGAGCAGTGCACACAAGGCTACAAGCAGCGGTACGTGGCCTTGTGAACCCTCTGTGGCAAACTTGGCGCTGGTGGGCAATGCCAGCGACGGGTGTCGATGTAAAGAGAGGCCATCTGCAACTTCAGAGAGAGGATGCACCCGCTGTTGTCTAGAGCTGGGTGCTAAGGCTTTGGTGCTTGGTCAGTGCAGGGAGACCGGTACCTCCAGGGGGGTTTACTCCGCCTATGCCAGATGTTTCTCAGGATGTGGTGAACTGCCCTATGGAGCAGCCTCTTTCCCCCCCGAGTCCCATCTCAGCCTGCATGGGAGGGTGCAGCAGACCTGGAGCAGAGaccagccagctccaggcaaAGTGAGCTTGGCTGCcacagctgggtgctgtgtCCGAGTACAAACCCCCAGCCAGAGCTGTGTTAGCTGCTGCTGGCCTCGGGCTAACGCAGCTGCATCTGCATGGGAGCCGGCCAGCGTGCACAGCATCACGGGGGTTTTGCTCGGCCAGGCACAGAGATGCATGGGAATGGGCAGGACTACAAATCCTTATACCTTCCCGTGGTGTaacctgctgctctctgtgctcAGGATGGGGGCTCTGGCAAGGATTGCAGCCTTGAACAAAAGACACATAGAAGACACAGTCCAGCGCAATGttgagctgcaggagcagaagcGTGCCCTAGAAAAGgagaacaaactgaaaaacttcATGCTGACCAAGTGCAGAGATCGCTCGGAATTGGAGGAAGTggccaaaaagagaaaaggtacCAGATGAGAGAGAATACCTGCAACTGGTAGCACAAGCCAGGAGTTGGCAGAGTTGCCCAAGGGGGTTGCGTATAGAAGCTTATGGCTCTGCACCCCAAAGGCGGGACCTCTCCCCATAGCTCTGCACCCCAAAGGCGGGacctgtcccctgcctgcaggctccttCACCCAGCCTTCAGCCTACAAGTGGAAAGGATGAAGAGTGATAACCAAGTGAAAGCACCCAGCATCATGTGTCTTGGGGTGCCcttggggcagagggaggggtggggaggcagggagctgccccTATGGCTCCTTTTGTCCTCTTGGGGAAGGATCCCACCGTGTTTGCCCCGTTCCCATGAGGACAGGGAGCTCCCTGCTTAGTTTTGGGTGAAATAAAGACACTCTCTGCCCCTCTGGCCCCAGGCCCCACGCCAAACCTCAGGGCACCTGCAGGGAAAGGCTCTGCAAAGGGAGCCCTGCAGGGACACGCACAGCCAGGcctctttttccatctctccctcAGCCCTGAAGGCAGCCCAGTGGGCCAAGCAGAGCCAAATGGAGAGCTTCGAGAGCCAGGAGGTGGCTTACAGGCgcctgctggagctggcagaggacgGGAACTTTGACCGCCTGGTGGATAACTTGATcgaaaaggaggggaagaacTTTGCCTCCTTCATCTACATCACTGAGCTGAAGAACGAGATGGAGAAGATGAAGCAGAGGATCAAGGATGTCCAGGTCTCTTCCAAGCTCTTCATGTCTGCCCTTTCTCAGCTGGTGCTTTGGGGCTGgcgtgggtttttttcctctcccatgtGTCCGGCCTCGCTGCTCACAGCGGAGCCCAGCTCACAGCCTGCCACACGGGTGGGATTAGGGGAATGCAAAGCGGTAGCCCAAAATAGAACTCCCACAGACAGAAGGCTGTGTTCTCAGAGCTAAAAGTGTCTCAGTGCTGCCACCGTGTACCCAGCAGTATGCAGGAGGGCCAAGAGCTGCCTCGGCCTTgagtggggctggctggagtGAGAAGGGGGGTCATGACTtgtcctcctgccctggggacagtGGTCCCCAGAGGGGTCAAGTGGGatgtccctgctcccagggTGGAGGGATGGTCCCCAGCCTCTCTTGGGCACATCTGGTGAGCATTCAGCCAGTATGCCCTCCATGTGCTTGTGTTTACACAGGACGAAATTACGACCCTTATGATGGACCGGGAGGACGCAGAGACGGGCAACTTCCatgtcctgcaggagctggaggtaTGGCAGCCGGGATTTccctctgccagggcagcagaagCCTGTGTGTCCCGGCATGTGTCCTAGCGAGTGTGGTCCCGTCAACACCGCTCTGGGCAACGGCTGGAGAGGCATGGGCAGAAAAGGGCCCTGCATTGGCTTTGGCAGCCCTGTCTCCCAGTGCATGATGAGAGGGTGACTGCAGGGCTTCTGCCAGCCCTGGTTCTCTGGCACCTGGGGCCTGGGCTGTGGCATGGGGAGCTTGGGATCCCCTTCACAGAGCCTTTCccctgcagggatgggagcaTCCCACAGCCCCTCCTGGGCCGCCTCCAGTGTCCGGACTGGACTTGGCCAGgacttgggggtgggggggcgcgAGCAGGGGGCTGTTGTGACACCTGGCAAAACCTTTGCGGATAGGAAAAACTAGCGGA
The Falco rusticolus isolate bFalRus1 chromosome 1, bFalRus1.pri, whole genome shotgun sequence genome window above contains:
- the LOC119142499 gene encoding coiled-coil domain-containing protein 63-like isoform X1 — encoded protein: MVKPWVLLSSWSKRLPSPKLRADSNTAKGSKNGSVPAEAPSSPSRGVCRATSRVSWKKRWTPRKEIASLTQERKVVLLTPSQIPSPRNRMRDERNCTGLQGLLQTKYQCDSLIKDRKALLAELDKEILELEKKMARQNRAAVKAKQANSSKQLQKQIETLELHLNNVTVHFHTILSRNKELREEIEKLQIQKALLGKLSLKLHKKLAQQRRRMNTAAEQCTQGYKQRMGALARIAALNKRHIEDTVQRNVELQEQKRALEKENKLKNFMLTKCRDRSELEEVAKKRKALKAAQWAKQSQMESFESQEVAYRRLLELAEDGNFDRLVDNLIEKEGKNFASFIYITELKNEMEKMKQRIKDVQDEITTLMMDREDAETGNFHVLQELEEKLAETTREANWCEERCKESSRVLGQIKCGVEALLEVIGGDATKTTEQLGENGQITDGNLTRILGLVEKETNELLLMESVLRYTRAEGSQPAQPFASPLLGTTSLPWVMDRARLCPPPPALDSTPADIAAWEVPLGHGQLHQLVLQSCEKELGHAAAAAKKGSKSLKE
- the LOC119142499 gene encoding coiled-coil domain-containing protein 63-like isoform X2; translated protein: MDSKWGEPSLEQKVLDVPAMEKKKVSEAEFRRLQREFQRAAEKRKSYGANVRQQMQAQEKEIASLTQERKVVLLTPSQIPSPRNRMRDERNCTGLQGLLQTKYQCDSLIKDRKALLAELDKEILELEKKMARQNRAAVKAKQANSSKQLQKQIETLELHLNNVTVHFHTILSRNKELREEIEKLQIQKALLGKLSLKLHKKLAQQRRRMNTAAEQCTQGYKQRMGALARIAALNKRHIEDTVQRNVELQEQKRALEKENKLKNFMLTKCRDRSELEEVAKKRKALKAAQWAKQSQMESFESQEVAYRRLLELAEDGNFDRLVDNLIEKEGKNFASFIYITELKNEMEKMKQRIKDVQDEITTLMMDREDAETGNFHVLQELEEKLAETTREANWCEERCKESSRVLGQIKCGVEALLEVIGGDATKTTEQLGENGQITDGNLTRILGLVEKETNELLLMESVLRYTRAEGSQPAQPFASPLLGTTSLPWVMDRARLCPPPPALDSTPADIAAWEVPLGHGQLHQLVLQSCEKELGHAAAAAKKGSKSLKE